In Paroedura picta isolate Pp20150507F chromosome 1, Ppicta_v3.0, whole genome shotgun sequence, the following are encoded in one genomic region:
- the SAC3D1 gene encoding SAC3 domain-containing protein 1, producing the protein MLTTELLPCPLQDYSSYAAESCTLQSLHIPTASPVLLDADLKGSVRSFASQAAAKPISGTGALRSEGFAWETPPAPPLPSLAVGSGTPKRLSGGAPPLGRPGRIHGPEPGTAAPFPATGLGAVPRPTCHRMGVFEEAPTGTCLEMCPAGELARRRRQGRLHVLERGPPEQAVKEYSRPAAGKERPRPEELRPPPVLLATVRHLLGEAARGRPDVSAAEQCAFVSDRLRAVRLDLTVQRVSGRPCAAVLERSLVYLLRAGHQLCAEPPARFDAHLHRAQVQECFAALRRAYRGQEEEEDRGSDAEPLFQALFLLYNLGSPDALWQILQLPHNIRTTPELSIARAINLAYLERNFARFFCLARELPYLQSCALHPHVARARYLALLTFSHGFSSKNCRYPLERLARLLAMDSLKEAEALCQAQGLTMLEGSITFQKGSFKDSGPLNHRPSCLLVDGKWGETTLQEFTEGICS; encoded by the exons ATGCTAACCACTGAGCTCCTTccgtgccccctgcaggattacTCTTCTTACGCCGCTGAATCGTGCACGCTGCAGAGCTTGCACATTCCCACAGCTTCTCCGGTGCTGCTGGACGCAGATCTCAAGGGGTCGGTTCGTAGTTTTGCTTCGCAGGCAGCGGCAAAGCCAATATCCGGCACAGGCGCGCTTCGATCAGAAGGATTTGCCTGGGAAACCCCTCCGGCTCCACCTCTTCCATCTCTCGCGGTGGGCTCGGGCACTCCAAAGCGTCTCTCCGGCGGAGCTCCCCCTCTGGGCCGACCGGGGAGGATCCACGGGCCAGAGCCCGGCAcggctgctcctttcccggcgacGGGGCTTGGGGCCGTCCCTCGGCCTACCTGCCACCGCATGGGGGTCTTCGAGGAGGCCCCgacgggcacctgcctggagatGTGCCCGGCGGGCGAGCtggcgcggcggcggcgccagGGCCGGCTGCACGTCCTGGAGCGGGGGCCGCCCGAGCAGGCGGTGAAGGAGTACTCGCGGCCGGCCGCCGGCAAGGAGCGCCCGCGGCCCGAGGAGCTGCGTCCGCCGCCGGTGCTGCTGGCCACGGTGCGGCACCTGTTGGGCGAAGCGGCCCGCGGGCGGCCCGACGTGTCCGCCGCCGAGCAGTGCGCCTTCGTCTCCGACCGCCTGCGCGCCGTGCGCCTCGACCTCACCGTGCAGCGCGTGTCCGGCCGGCCCTGCGCCGCGGTCCTCGAGCGCTCGCTCGTCTACCTGCTCCGCGCCGGACACCAGCTCTGCGCGGAGCCGCCCGCCCGCTTCGACGCCCACCTGCACAGGGCCCAGGTCCAGGAGTGCTTCGCCGCCTTGCGCCGCGCCTACCggggccaggaggaggaggaggaccgcGGCAGCGACGCCGAGCCCCTCTTCCAAGCGCTCTTCTTGCTGTACAACCTAG GCTCCCCGGATGCTCTCTGGCAGATTTTACAGCTCCCACATAACATCCGAACTACCCCTGAACTTTCCATAGCGCGGGCAATCAACCTGGCTTACTTAGAACGCAACTTTGCCCGTTTCTTCTGCCTGGCTCGGGAGCTACCCTACCTGCAGAGCTGTGCCCTCCATCCACACGTGGCCAGGGCCCGCTACCTTGCCCTGCTCACCTTCAGCCACGGCTTCAGCAGCAAGAACTGCCGCTACCCTCTGGAGCGCCTGGCCCGCTTGCTGGCCATGGACAGTCTCAAGGAGGCTGAGGCATTGTGCCAGGCGCAAGGTTTGACGATGCTGGAGGGAAGTATCACCTTCCAAAAAGGATCTTTCAAGGACTCTGGTCCCCTAAATCACAGACCTTCCTGCCTACTTGTGGATGGGAAATGGGGAGAGACCACTCTTCAGGAGTTCACAGAGGGTATCTGTAGCTGA